One window from the genome of Microbulbifer sp. ALW1 encodes:
- a CDS encoding ABC transporter permease, whose protein sequence is MLELRPILSALWRHKVSALLIALQLGLTLAIVSNALVVMNERTERMSRPTGIAENEITTFHFMAIPKDYDMYDAFRQDLDMIRSLPGVASATISNHVPLSGSGSASGFYTEPNQETGGMSANYYTTDEHFIDALGMKLIAGRGFYPEEVMKISPSSNDRPTIAVVTQKFADDLFPESDGNVLGKAFFNGGDDHPIKIVGIVERNLGPWPNSALAGRGAFYPAITDRWFYYIVRAEPGQRDAVQKLVEEKLAERDGNRVINSYTIEEEKAQYYAGDNTMVKVLSGVVILLTFIVALGIIGLTVFWITQRQKQIGVRRALGATRTAICRYFLLENLMIAATGIALGTAAAQIFNGFLVREFEQPALPLSITVFCAVTLLVVSLAAALVPALRAANISPATATRSV, encoded by the coding sequence ATGTTGGAACTGCGACCCATTTTATCGGCGCTGTGGCGCCACAAAGTCTCTGCACTGCTGATTGCACTGCAGCTGGGGCTCACACTCGCCATCGTCAGCAATGCGCTGGTGGTCATGAACGAGCGTACCGAGCGCATGTCCCGTCCCACCGGTATCGCTGAAAATGAAATTACCACTTTTCATTTCATGGCGATTCCCAAGGACTACGACATGTACGATGCCTTCCGCCAGGACCTGGATATGATCCGCTCCCTGCCGGGTGTGGCCAGTGCCACCATCAGCAACCATGTCCCCCTGTCCGGCAGCGGATCTGCCAGTGGCTTCTATACCGAACCCAACCAGGAAACCGGTGGGATGAGCGCCAACTACTACACCACCGATGAACACTTCATCGATGCGCTGGGAATGAAGTTGATCGCCGGCCGCGGGTTTTACCCTGAAGAGGTGATGAAAATCAGCCCCAGCAGCAACGATCGCCCGACCATCGCAGTGGTGACCCAGAAATTTGCCGATGACCTGTTTCCCGAGAGCGATGGCAATGTGCTGGGCAAAGCGTTTTTCAACGGCGGTGACGACCATCCGATCAAGATTGTCGGTATCGTCGAGCGCAATCTGGGCCCCTGGCCCAATTCCGCACTTGCCGGTCGCGGTGCCTTTTACCCGGCCATTACCGACCGCTGGTTCTACTACATCGTGCGCGCCGAACCCGGGCAGCGCGACGCAGTACAGAAACTGGTCGAGGAGAAGCTGGCGGAGCGCGATGGCAACCGTGTGATCAACTCCTATACCATCGAAGAGGAAAAGGCCCAGTACTACGCCGGGGACAATACGATGGTTAAGGTACTGAGCGGCGTCGTCATCCTGCTGACCTTTATCGTTGCCCTCGGCATCATCGGTCTCACGGTATTCTGGATTACCCAGCGCCAGAAGCAGATCGGTGTACGACGTGCACTGGGCGCCACCCGTACCGCCATCTGCCGCTACTTCCTGCTGGAAAACCTGATGATTGCGGCAACGGGCATCGCCCTGGGTACCGCGGCGGCGCAGATTTTCAACGGCTTTCTGGTCCGGGAATTTGAACAGCCCGCGCTGCCTCTGAGCATTACCGTGTTTTGCGCCGTGACACTGCTGGTCGTGAGTCTGGCGGCAGCCCTGGTACCGGCACTGCGCGCGGCGAATATCTCTCCGGCAACCGCCACACGCAGCGTTTAA
- a CDS encoding ABC transporter permease, which produces MFGYYVSLALRSLRRTPVLSALMVAAIAVGVGAAMTTLTLNYMMSRNALAAKDDVLYAVQLDAWDPHEAADNPSEMPWQLTYQDAVNLLRSDIPVNQVAMHRWGGPISLENSDIRPFTANSRVTSRDFFSLFDVPFLYGGTWSKEADQSPIHQLVLSKESNEKLFGGENSVGRTVNFNGVPFTVVGVTDHWQPSPKVQDLNNGHFNKSAEAFLPFGLHRTFEIYPWGNTNGWKSEQINSYEDRLNSDMVWLQYWVQLDTPQQIEAYRDFLTGYIREQKEQGRFPRPLKFGLSKPSEWLLLNEVVDGDDRMLNWLSLAFLLVCLVNAVALLLAKFLRKAPEAGVRRALGASRNAVFSQHLVESACVGLLGGLAGILLTLAGLALIRQLQMGYMDRVASMDWTMMLAAIGLAVVSSLLAGFYPAWRISRTNPSIYLKTQ; this is translated from the coding sequence ATGTTTGGATACTACGTTTCCCTGGCGCTGCGCAGCCTGCGCCGCACACCGGTGCTGAGTGCGCTGATGGTCGCGGCCATCGCCGTGGGCGTCGGCGCAGCCATGACCACCCTGACCCTCAACTATATGATGTCGCGCAATGCACTCGCGGCTAAAGATGACGTGCTCTATGCCGTGCAGCTGGATGCCTGGGATCCCCACGAAGCAGCGGACAACCCCAGTGAAATGCCCTGGCAGCTGACCTACCAGGATGCGGTCAACCTGCTGCGCTCGGACATTCCGGTAAACCAGGTTGCCATGCACCGCTGGGGCGGCCCCATTTCCCTGGAGAATTCCGATATACGCCCGTTTACCGCCAACTCCCGAGTCACCAGCCGTGATTTCTTCTCGCTGTTTGATGTGCCCTTCCTTTACGGCGGCACCTGGTCAAAAGAAGCAGACCAAAGCCCGATTCACCAGCTGGTACTCTCGAAGGAAAGCAACGAAAAACTGTTCGGCGGTGAAAACAGTGTCGGTCGCACCGTCAACTTCAACGGCGTGCCCTTCACGGTAGTCGGCGTAACCGATCACTGGCAGCCCAGCCCGAAAGTGCAAGACCTGAACAACGGCCACTTCAACAAGTCCGCGGAAGCATTCCTGCCCTTCGGCCTGCACCGCACCTTTGAAATTTACCCCTGGGGAAACACCAATGGCTGGAAATCGGAGCAAATCAATAGTTACGAAGACCGCCTGAACAGCGACATGGTGTGGCTGCAGTACTGGGTACAGCTGGACACGCCGCAGCAAATCGAAGCCTATCGGGATTTTCTCACCGGCTATATCCGCGAACAGAAAGAACAGGGGCGCTTCCCCCGCCCGCTGAAATTCGGTCTCAGCAAGCCTTCCGAGTGGCTGCTGCTGAACGAGGTCGTGGACGGCGATGACCGCATGCTCAACTGGCTGTCGCTGGCCTTCCTGCTGGTGTGCCTGGTAAACGCGGTTGCATTGCTGCTGGCCAAGTTCCTGCGCAAGGCGCCGGAGGCTGGTGTGCGTCGCGCGCTCGGCGCCAGTCGCAACGCGGTATTCAGCCAGCACCTGGTGGAAAGCGCCTGTGTCGGGCTGCTCGGTGGACTGGCGGGTATTCTGCTCACTCTTGCCGGCCTGGCGCTGATTCGACAACTGCAGATGGGTTACATGGATCGCGTTGCCTCCATGGACTGGACCATGATGCTGGCAGCCATTGGCCTCGCGGTCGTGTCCAGCCTGCTGGCCGGCTTCTACCCGGCATGGCGCATCAGCCGTACCAATCCGTCCATTTACCTGAAAACCCAGTAA
- the aceE gene encoding pyruvate dehydrogenase (acetyl-transferring), homodimeric type, whose amino-acid sequence MHEETDIQETQEWLDALQAVIRHSGKERAAFLIKQLSDRATNTGVQLPAAITTPYRNTIPQDAEKRMPGDLFMERRIRSLIRWNALAMVVRANSNSDSLGGHIASFSSAATLYDVAFNYFFRGNEGEERGDLIFFQGHSAPGIYARSYLEGRFDEEQLDNFRREVNGNGLSSYPHPWLMPEYWQFPTVSMGLGPIQAIYQAHIMRYLSARGLSPRGDRKVWAFLGDGECDEPESLGAIALAGREKLENLVFVVNCNLQRLDGPVRGNGKIVQELEGVFRGAGWNVIKVLWGRLWDPLFEKDEKGLLQKVMDETVDGEMQNFKANGGAYTREHFFGKYPELAEMVKDFSDDEIMKLNRGGHDPYKVYAAYAEAMASKGKPTVILAQTVKGYGLGAAGEAAMDTHNVKKMDTEALKRFRDRFAIPITDKEIEEVPYYRPAPDSPEMKYMAERRKALGGPVPSRSTEVAKLEIPELDAFSALTKGSGDREISTTMAFVRALSVLVKDKKMGQNVAPIVPDEARTFGMEGLFRQLGIYSSQGQKYTPVDHGQIMYYKEDKKGQVLEEGINEAGAMSAWMALATAYSNHGVPMVPFYIYYSMFGFQRIGDLAWAAGDMQARGFLIGATAGRTTLNGEGLQHQDGHSLVLSGTIPNCKSYDPAFGYDLAVIIRQGLKEMYEEQQNLFYYVTVENENFLQPEMPQGVEEGIIRGIYKLDTNSRKPAKGKAAKKHVQLVGAGSILREVMAAADILADQFGVTSDVWNLTSATEASREAQDVARWNMLHPTEAPRKAWVSEQFEGNETPVVISTDYIRAYVEPLREFIDGDMITLGTDGFGRSDSREQLRRFFEVNRNYVVIAALTGLAKQGVIEASEVADAIKALNIDPEKVNPRLV is encoded by the coding sequence ATGCACGAAGAAACCGACATTCAGGAAACGCAGGAATGGCTGGACGCGCTGCAGGCGGTAATCCGCCACAGCGGCAAGGAACGCGCCGCGTTCCTGATCAAGCAGCTGTCTGACCGCGCCACCAACACTGGCGTTCAGTTGCCGGCGGCCATCACCACCCCTTACCGCAATACCATTCCGCAGGACGCGGAAAAGCGTATGCCCGGCGATCTGTTCATGGAGCGTCGAATCCGCTCCCTGATCCGCTGGAACGCGCTGGCCATGGTGGTGCGCGCCAACTCCAACAGTGACAGCCTCGGCGGCCACATTGCGAGTTTCTCTTCTGCAGCGACCCTGTACGATGTTGCCTTTAACTATTTCTTCCGCGGCAACGAAGGTGAAGAGCGTGGCGACCTGATTTTCTTCCAGGGCCACAGTGCACCGGGGATCTACGCCCGCTCCTATCTGGAAGGCCGCTTCGACGAAGAGCAGCTGGACAACTTCCGTCGCGAAGTGAACGGCAATGGCCTGTCTTCCTACCCGCACCCCTGGCTAATGCCGGAATACTGGCAGTTCCCCACCGTATCCATGGGCCTGGGCCCGATCCAGGCGATCTACCAGGCGCACATCATGCGTTACCTGTCTGCCCGTGGCCTGTCGCCGCGCGGCGATCGCAAGGTGTGGGCATTCCTGGGCGATGGCGAATGTGACGAGCCAGAATCCCTCGGCGCTATCGCCCTGGCGGGCCGCGAGAAGCTGGAAAATCTGGTGTTCGTGGTCAACTGTAACCTGCAGCGCTTGGACGGCCCGGTACGTGGTAACGGCAAGATCGTGCAGGAGCTGGAAGGCGTATTCCGCGGTGCCGGCTGGAACGTGATCAAGGTCCTGTGGGGCCGTTTATGGGACCCGCTGTTCGAAAAAGACGAAAAAGGTCTGCTGCAGAAAGTCATGGACGAAACCGTCGATGGCGAGATGCAGAACTTCAAAGCCAATGGCGGCGCCTACACCCGCGAGCATTTCTTCGGCAAATACCCGGAGCTGGCGGAGATGGTCAAGGACTTCTCCGACGACGAGATTATGAAGCTCAACCGCGGCGGCCACGACCCGTACAAAGTGTACGCGGCCTACGCCGAAGCCATGGCGAGCAAGGGCAAGCCCACCGTGATCCTGGCACAGACCGTAAAAGGTTACGGCCTGGGTGCTGCCGGTGAAGCGGCGATGGACACCCACAACGTCAAGAAGATGGATACCGAAGCGCTGAAGCGTTTCCGCGACCGCTTCGCGATTCCGATTACCGACAAGGAAATCGAAGAAGTCCCTTACTACCGTCCGGCGCCAGACAGCCCGGAAATGAAGTACATGGCCGAGCGCCGCAAGGCACTGGGTGGCCCGGTACCTTCTCGCAGCACTGAAGTGGCCAAGCTGGAAATCCCGGAACTGGACGCCTTCAGCGCCCTGACCAAAGGCTCCGGCGACCGCGAAATTTCCACCACCATGGCGTTCGTACGCGCGCTGTCCGTGCTGGTGAAAGACAAGAAAATGGGCCAGAACGTCGCGCCGATCGTGCCGGACGAAGCCCGTACCTTCGGTATGGAAGGTCTGTTCCGTCAGCTGGGTATCTACTCTTCCCAGGGCCAGAAATACACGCCGGTCGACCACGGCCAGATCATGTATTACAAGGAAGACAAGAAAGGCCAGGTGCTGGAAGAAGGCATCAACGAAGCCGGTGCTATGTCCGCGTGGATGGCTCTGGCGACTGCCTACAGCAACCACGGCGTGCCGATGGTGCCTTTCTACATCTACTACTCCATGTTCGGCTTCCAGCGCATTGGCGACCTCGCCTGGGCTGCGGGCGACATGCAGGCGCGCGGCTTCCTGATCGGTGCCACCGCTGGCCGTACCACCCTGAACGGTGAAGGTCTGCAGCACCAGGATGGTCACAGCCTGGTACTGTCCGGCACCATCCCGAACTGTAAGAGCTACGATCCGGCCTTCGGCTACGACCTGGCGGTAATCATTCGCCAGGGCCTCAAGGAGATGTACGAAGAGCAGCAGAACCTCTTCTACTACGTCACCGTAGAGAACGAAAACTTCCTGCAGCCGGAAATGCCGCAGGGTGTGGAAGAAGGCATTATCCGCGGTATCTACAAGCTGGACACCAATTCCCGCAAGCCCGCCAAAGGCAAAGCGGCGAAGAAGCACGTACAGCTGGTGGGCGCTGGCTCCATCCTGCGCGAAGTGATGGCCGCAGCCGATATCCTTGCGGATCAGTTCGGTGTGACCTCCGACGTGTGGAACCTGACCTCCGCCACCGAAGCTTCCCGCGAAGCGCAGGACGTGGCGCGCTGGAACATGCTGCACCCCACCGAGGCACCGCGTAAGGCCTGGGTGAGCGAACAGTTCGAAGGCAACGAGACTCCGGTGGTGATTTCCACCGACTACATCCGTGCCTACGTGGAGCCGCTGCGCGAGTTTATCGACGGCGACATGATTACCCTCGGCACCGACGGCTTCGGCCGCTCCGACAGCCGCGAGCAGCTGCGTCGCTTCTTCGAAGTGAACCGCAACTACGTGGTGATTGCCGCGCTGACTGGCCTGGCGAAGCAGGGTGTGATCGAAGCCAGCGAGGTGGCGGATGCCATCAAGGCGCTGAACATTGACCCGGAAAAAGTAAATCCGCGTCTGGTCTAA
- a CDS encoding PAS domain-containing sensor histidine kinase, with protein MSRGTRSKISIEGKLFATVLLSVALGSGIPIALLQLGAQPILAWSAGLLLALTLTFILLRPITRNLNRALYSLEGGLLNFRDGDFSISLALDRKDQLGQLAELYNEVGEILRRERAHIHQRELLLDTVIQSSPLALLLIDQSQHIIYANTSARHLLHQGKPLQGHLLEQILPVCPPELAQAIKNKQDGLTSYLDGDSSHTLHISNSTFVLNSQQHRLILLREMTRELTRAEVQVWKKVIRLISHELNNSLAPISSMAHSGKLLSEKINSQQLAGVFDVIAERCRHLTAFTQGYARFAKLPAPSCEEVPWAKLVARLQPLHPFTLTGSLPARPGYFDSAQIEQALLNLLKNAAESGSPAESITLRIESDAHGQLLTVEDRGAGMSDKVLQQALLPFYSTKPQGVGLGLALCREIADAHGGQIRLHNRSGGGLQVSLWLPWPESA; from the coding sequence ATGTCCCGAGGTACACGTTCGAAAATCTCCATCGAGGGAAAACTGTTCGCCACCGTATTGCTTTCGGTGGCGCTCGGTAGCGGTATTCCTATTGCGCTATTGCAACTGGGGGCCCAGCCGATACTGGCATGGAGCGCAGGCCTGCTACTGGCGCTGACGCTGACCTTTATTCTGTTGCGCCCCATTACCCGCAACCTCAACCGCGCACTGTACAGTCTGGAAGGCGGGCTGCTGAATTTTCGCGATGGCGATTTTTCCATTTCCCTGGCACTGGATCGCAAAGACCAGTTAGGACAGCTGGCAGAGCTGTACAACGAAGTGGGAGAAATATTGCGGCGCGAGCGCGCGCACATTCACCAGCGGGAGCTGTTGCTGGATACGGTCATCCAGAGTTCACCACTGGCGCTGTTACTGATCGACCAGAGCCAGCACATCATCTATGCCAACACCAGCGCCCGCCACCTGCTGCATCAGGGAAAGCCACTGCAAGGACATTTACTGGAGCAGATTCTTCCCGTATGCCCGCCGGAGCTGGCGCAGGCAATCAAAAACAAACAGGATGGCCTCACCAGTTACCTCGATGGCGACAGCAGTCATACACTGCATATCAGCAACAGCACCTTCGTACTCAACTCACAACAACATCGCCTGATTTTGCTGCGGGAAATGACACGGGAGCTCACCCGGGCCGAAGTACAGGTGTGGAAGAAAGTGATTCGCCTGATCAGCCACGAGCTGAACAACTCCCTCGCCCCCATTTCCTCCATGGCCCACAGCGGCAAACTGCTGTCCGAAAAAATTAACTCTCAGCAACTCGCCGGCGTATTCGACGTTATTGCCGAGCGCTGCCGGCATCTCACTGCATTTACCCAGGGGTATGCGCGCTTTGCCAAACTGCCTGCGCCCAGCTGTGAAGAAGTGCCCTGGGCAAAACTGGTGGCCCGCTTGCAGCCACTCCACCCCTTCACACTGACCGGAAGCCTGCCCGCAAGACCCGGCTATTTCGATTCGGCGCAGATCGAACAGGCACTTCTGAATCTGTTAAAAAATGCCGCGGAATCTGGCAGTCCGGCGGAATCCATTACCCTGCGCATTGAGAGCGATGCCCACGGGCAGCTGCTTACCGTGGAAGACCGCGGCGCCGGTATGAGCGACAAGGTGCTGCAACAGGCTCTACTGCCGTTTTACTCGACCAAGCCGCAGGGCGTAGGGTTAGGCTTGGCACTCTGCCGGGAAATCGCCGATGCCCACGGTGGACAAATTCGCTTGCACAATCGCAGTGGAGGCGGGCTTCAGGTCAGCCTGTGGCTGCCGTGGCCGGAAAGCGCTTGA
- a CDS encoding ABC transporter ATP-binding protein — MLKMHNIRKSYRTDTIETHALRDFSLEVKEGEFVSVTGPSGSGKTTFLNIAGLLETPTGGEYLLDGQEVGNLSDRDRSHLRNEKIGFIFQGFNLIPDLNLFDNIDVPLRYRGFNAKERRRRIEKSLEQVGLAARAKHLPAQLSGGQQQRVAIARALAGEPRFLLADEPTGNLDSLMARQVMELLEFVNEWGTTIVMVTHDPDLARRAHRNIQIVDGQVSDLRQATPQEQAAIA; from the coding sequence ATGCTGAAAATGCACAATATCCGTAAGAGTTATCGCACCGACACCATTGAGACCCACGCACTCAGGGATTTCAGCCTGGAGGTCAAGGAAGGCGAGTTTGTTTCTGTTACCGGCCCCAGCGGCTCCGGCAAAACGACCTTTCTGAATATCGCCGGACTGCTGGAAACCCCCACCGGCGGCGAGTATCTGCTGGACGGCCAGGAAGTGGGCAACCTGTCCGATCGCGACCGTTCACACCTGCGCAACGAAAAAATCGGTTTCATCTTCCAGGGTTTCAACCTGATTCCCGACCTCAACCTGTTCGACAATATTGATGTGCCCCTGCGCTACCGCGGCTTCAACGCAAAGGAACGCCGTCGCCGCATTGAAAAATCCCTGGAACAGGTTGGCCTCGCGGCTCGCGCCAAGCACCTGCCGGCACAACTTTCCGGCGGTCAGCAGCAGCGTGTCGCTATCGCCCGCGCACTGGCCGGTGAGCCCCGTTTCCTGCTCGCGGACGAACCCACCGGTAACCTGGACTCACTGATGGCCAGGCAGGTCATGGAGCTGCTGGAATTCGTCAACGAATGGGGCACGACCATCGTCATGGTAACCCACGACCCGGATCTTGCCCGCCGTGCGCACCGCAATATCCAGATCGTGGACGGCCAGGTATCGGACCTGCGCCAGGCCACACCGCAAGAACAAGCCGCGATCGCCTGA
- the aceF gene encoding dihydrolipoyllysine-residue acetyltransferase yields the protein MAKQVIKVPDLGGADQVDVIEISVAVGDTVAEEDALIVVEGDKASMDVPAPFAGKILSISVKEGDKVSEGDVIGEMETEAAGEAAEEPAPAPAEESAPAPVAAEAPAPAAAAGEEKEEELKVPDLGGADSVDVIEISVSAGDSVEEGDALIVVEGDKASMDVPSSTSGTIVSISVKEGDKVSTGDVIGVIKTVSGGGAASAPAAAAPAPAAAPAPAPAASQEPPAAPQKDPHVERDHTPSAEVYAGPAVRKLARELGVTLNKVKPTGPRNRVTKDDLNAYIKEQVKKAESGAAGGVGGSIGIAPMPEIDFSQFGPVTTEPMSKIHKLTAANMSRNWLNVPHVTQFDDADITELEDFRKSMKAEAEKRGVKLTPVPFLLKAAAAALREVPSFNVSLHNDGEHIVKKDYVHIGMAVDTPKGLMVPVIRDVDKKGLYELAEEATAMAIAARDGKLKPRDMQGACFTISSLGAIGGTGFTPIVNAPEVGILGVSKLAIRPEWNGKEFVPRQMLPLALSYDHRAVNGGDAGRFLTYLAGVLGDVRKLLL from the coding sequence ATGGCAAAACAAGTCATTAAAGTGCCTGATCTCGGCGGTGCCGATCAGGTCGATGTAATTGAAATCTCCGTTGCCGTGGGTGACACGGTAGCGGAAGAGGATGCGCTGATCGTGGTGGAGGGCGACAAGGCCTCCATGGACGTGCCCGCACCTTTCGCCGGCAAGATCCTGAGCATTTCCGTGAAGGAAGGTGACAAGGTCTCCGAAGGCGATGTCATCGGTGAAATGGAAACCGAAGCGGCAGGTGAAGCGGCGGAAGAACCCGCCCCGGCACCGGCCGAAGAGTCTGCTCCGGCCCCGGTTGCTGCAGAAGCTCCGGCGCCAGCGGCAGCTGCCGGTGAAGAGAAAGAAGAGGAACTCAAGGTTCCGGATCTCGGCGGCGCCGATTCCGTGGACGTGATTGAGATTTCTGTCTCTGCCGGTGACTCCGTGGAAGAGGGCGATGCCCTGATCGTGGTGGAAGGTGACAAGGCGTCCATGGACGTGCCGTCTTCCACTTCCGGTACCATCGTTTCCATTTCGGTGAAGGAAGGCGACAAGGTTTCCACCGGTGATGTCATCGGTGTGATCAAGACCGTCTCTGGTGGTGGCGCTGCGTCAGCACCCGCGGCAGCCGCACCTGCTCCGGCCGCTGCGCCAGCTCCTGCGCCTGCGGCGTCACAAGAGCCTCCGGCCGCACCGCAAAAAGACCCGCACGTAGAGCGCGACCACACCCCATCCGCCGAGGTTTACGCCGGCCCCGCCGTGCGCAAACTGGCCCGCGAGCTGGGCGTGACCCTCAACAAGGTCAAGCCTACCGGCCCGCGCAACCGCGTTACTAAAGACGACCTCAACGCCTACATCAAAGAGCAGGTGAAGAAGGCCGAGAGTGGTGCCGCCGGTGGTGTTGGTGGCAGCATTGGCATTGCGCCGATGCCGGAGATCGACTTCAGCCAGTTCGGCCCGGTGACTACCGAGCCCATGAGCAAGATTCACAAGCTCACCGCGGCGAATATGTCCCGTAACTGGCTGAACGTGCCGCACGTTACCCAGTTCGACGACGCGGATATCACCGAGCTGGAAGACTTCCGCAAGTCCATGAAAGCCGAAGCAGAAAAGCGTGGCGTAAAACTTACTCCTGTGCCTTTCCTGCTGAAAGCGGCCGCGGCTGCCCTGCGCGAAGTACCGAGCTTCAACGTATCCCTGCACAACGATGGCGAGCACATCGTCAAGAAGGACTACGTGCATATCGGCATGGCGGTAGATACCCCGAAAGGCCTGATGGTCCCGGTTATCCGCGATGTGGACAAGAAAGGCCTGTACGAGCTGGCAGAAGAAGCGACCGCCATGGCGATCGCCGCCCGTGACGGCAAGCTGAAGCCCCGCGATATGCAGGGTGCCTGCTTCACCATCTCCAGCCTCGGCGCCATTGGTGGTACCGGCTTTACCCCGATCGTCAATGCGCCGGAAGTGGGTATCCTCGGTGTTTCCAAACTGGCAATTCGCCCGGAGTGGAACGGTAAGGAGTTCGTACCCCGTCAGATGCTGCCGCTGGCACTGTCTTACGATCACCGCGCAGTAAACGGTGGCGATGCGGGACGCTTCCTGACTTATCTGGCCGGTGTGCTCGGCGACGTGCGCAAGCTGCTGCTGTAA
- a CDS encoding sigma-54 dependent transcriptional regulator, with product MDKVLVIDDNTSIISALSLLLSLHDIQTLSAITPQAGLQLLRENPDISLVIQDMNFTADTTSGEEGHALFFALRELQPDIPVILLTAWTQLEMAVELVKAGAADYVGKPWDDNKLVATIKNLMELHELQQQQRQTQSREQQAREQLQQQFDLQDIVYRSNSVQKLLEMATQVAHSDVPVLITGPNGAGKEKIADIVQANSSVKHGPYIKVNVGALPEELMEAELFGAEAGAYTGSGNKVRQGRFEAADGGTLFLDEIGELSASGQVKLLRVLQTGEFQRLGSSQTRKVRVRVISATNSNLQQMISDGSFRQDLFYRLNVIELKLPPLSERPEDILPLARGFLARTGKQLGPQAQQCLMRYSWPGNVRELQNVMQRAAVLTKGDTIDEATLALPEDTQLKVPEHSFEPSRELLEQTLANCNGIIAQAARELGLSRQALYRRLDKYGIPY from the coding sequence ATGGATAAAGTTCTTGTCATAGATGACAACACCAGCATCATCTCTGCCCTGTCCCTGTTGTTATCCCTCCACGATATTCAGACGCTCTCCGCCATCACGCCCCAGGCGGGCCTGCAACTACTGCGGGAAAACCCGGACATCAGCCTCGTCATTCAGGATATGAACTTCACTGCGGATACCACCTCCGGTGAAGAAGGCCACGCGCTGTTTTTCGCCCTGCGTGAGCTGCAACCGGATATCCCGGTGATATTGCTCACCGCCTGGACACAGCTGGAGATGGCGGTGGAGCTGGTCAAAGCCGGCGCCGCCGACTATGTGGGCAAGCCCTGGGACGACAACAAACTAGTCGCCACCATCAAGAACCTGATGGAGCTGCACGAGCTGCAGCAGCAACAGCGGCAGACCCAGAGCCGCGAGCAGCAGGCGCGCGAACAATTGCAGCAGCAATTTGATTTGCAGGATATTGTCTACCGCAGTAACAGCGTGCAAAAGCTGCTGGAAATGGCCACCCAGGTGGCCCACTCCGACGTACCGGTGCTGATCACTGGTCCCAACGGCGCGGGCAAAGAAAAAATTGCGGATATTGTGCAGGCCAACTCAAGCGTAAAACACGGCCCTTACATCAAGGTCAATGTCGGCGCCCTGCCGGAAGAGTTGATGGAAGCAGAACTGTTTGGCGCTGAGGCCGGTGCCTACACCGGCTCAGGCAACAAGGTTCGCCAGGGGCGGTTCGAGGCCGCCGATGGCGGCACCCTGTTTCTCGACGAAATCGGAGAGCTCTCTGCCAGCGGTCAGGTAAAACTACTGCGGGTACTGCAGACCGGAGAATTCCAGCGCCTCGGCAGCAGCCAGACCCGCAAGGTACGGGTGCGCGTGATCAGTGCCACCAACAGCAACCTGCAGCAAATGATCAGCGACGGCAGTTTCCGCCAGGACCTGTTCTACCGACTGAATGTGATCGAACTGAAACTGCCGCCGTTGAGTGAGCGCCCGGAAGATATTCTGCCTCTGGCCCGTGGTTTCCTCGCCCGCACCGGAAAACAACTGGGCCCGCAGGCACAGCAATGCCTGATGCGCTACAGTTGGCCCGGTAACGTGCGCGAACTGCAAAATGTGATGCAACGCGCTGCGGTGCTGACCAAGGGCGACACCATTGATGAGGCGACCCTGGCGCTGCCGGAAGACACCCAGCTCAAGGTACCGGAGCACAGCTTCGAACCCAGCCGTGAACTGCTGGAACAGACTCTCGCCAACTGCAACGGCATCATCGCCCAGGCCGCACGCGAACTGGGATTAAGTCGGCAAGCTCTGTATCGCCGGCTGGATAAATACGGAATTCCCTACTGA